Proteins from a single region of Thermoanaerobaculia bacterium:
- a CDS encoding dienelactone hydrolase family protein, producing MNEDAGTLAREARVADLKIPAGDVSLDAELRIPDGARGVVVFAHGAGSSRLSPRNRYVAETLRGHGLGTLLFDLLTHEEEEADFSTARLRFDIDLLAERLVRASGWLVEEIPHGMPFGYFGASTGAAAALVAAAYLGPEVAAVVSRGGRPDLAGDTLERVKSPTLLLVGGRDDLVLALNRSALERLSCEKRLEVVPGATHLFEEPGALAEVARRASEWFGEYFPRGTAGKERP from the coding sequence ATGAACGAAGATGCCGGCACGCTGGCCCGGGAGGCCCGGGTCGCCGATCTGAAGATCCCGGCCGGGGACGTCTCCCTCGACGCCGAGCTTCGGATTCCCGACGGAGCCCGGGGCGTCGTGGTCTTCGCCCACGGGGCGGGGAGCAGCCGCCTGAGCCCGCGGAACCGCTACGTCGCGGAGACGCTCCGCGGCCACGGACTCGGAACGCTGCTCTTCGATCTCCTGACCCACGAAGAGGAGGAAGCGGACTTCTCGACGGCCCGCCTCCGCTTCGACATCGATCTGCTGGCGGAGCGGCTCGTCCGCGCGTCCGGCTGGCTCGTCGAGGAGATCCCGCACGGAATGCCGTTCGGCTATTTCGGCGCGAGCACGGGGGCGGCGGCCGCGCTCGTGGCGGCGGCCTATCTTGGCCCGGAAGTTGCGGCGGTCGTCTCGCGGGGAGGGCGGCCCGACCTGGCCGGCGACACCCTGGAACGCGTGAAGTCGCCGACCCTGCTCCTCGTCGGAGGACGCGACGACCTCGTTCTCGCGTTGAATCGCTCCGCCCTCGAGCGCCTGAGCTGCGAGAAGCGGCTGGAGGTCGTGCCCGGGGCGACGCATCTCTTCGAGGAGCCGGGCGCTCTCGCGGAAGTCGCGCGACGCGCGTCCGAATGGTTCGGCGAGTACTTCCCTCGGGGAACCGCCGGAAAGGAACGGCCATGA
- a CDS encoding BON domain-containing protein: MTTMEAVVRTDRRIQQDVLREFRWDTRVRETDVGVEVDGGIVTLTGTVDSYAKKLAAREAAHRVFGVLDVVDDVEVHIPGSLARTDTELAHAVRNVLEWDVFLPDTKIRTTVSHGLVTLEGEVASLLDRYEAERAVRRLQGVKGVANNLTVAVTKTDETKLRKAIQETLERRADREADMIDVHVSDGKVTLEGRVHSWAEKQAILDAVRRAPNVRYLSADLRIEPYV, from the coding sequence ATGACCACGATGGAAGCGGTGGTTCGGACCGATCGGCGAATCCAGCAGGACGTGCTCCGGGAATTCCGGTGGGACACCCGGGTCCGGGAAACGGATGTGGGAGTCGAGGTCGACGGCGGAATCGTCACGCTGACGGGCACGGTGGACAGCTACGCGAAGAAGCTCGCGGCGCGCGAGGCGGCGCACCGGGTCTTCGGAGTCCTGGACGTCGTCGACGACGTCGAGGTCCACATCCCCGGCTCGCTCGCGCGGACGGACACCGAGCTCGCCCACGCGGTTCGGAACGTTCTCGAGTGGGACGTTTTCCTTCCCGACACGAAGATCCGGACGACGGTGTCCCACGGGCTCGTGACGCTCGAGGGAGAGGTCGCAAGTCTCCTCGACCGCTACGAGGCCGAACGCGCGGTTCGCCGGCTCCAGGGAGTGAAGGGCGTCGCGAACAATCTGACGGTCGCCGTGACGAAGACGGACGAGACGAAGCTTCGAAAGGCGATCCAGGAAACGCTCGAACGGCGTGCCGACCGGGAAGCGGACATGATCGACGTTCACGTCTCCGACGGCAAGGTGACGCTCGAGGGGCGCGTCCATTCGTGGGCGGAGAAGCAGGCGATCCTCGATGCCGTCCGGCGGGCGCCGAACGTCCGATACCTGTCGGCGGATCTCCGCATCGAACCCTACGTGTAG
- the amrS gene encoding AmmeMemoRadiSam system radical SAM enzyme translates to MKARPAGPVVETSHWHALPDGRVQCDVCPRFCALHEGQRGLCFVRARQADAIVLTTYGRSSGFCVDPIEKKPLYHFLPGTSVLSFGTEGCNLSCRFCQNWDISKSREISKLSEEASPETIARAAREFGCRSVAFTYNDPTIFFEYAIDVADACRELGIKSVAVTAGYMCAEPRREFYRKIDAANVDLKAFTEDFYHRVTASHLAPVLETLEYIRKETSVWLEITNLMIPGLNDSEAETDAMTRWIADHLGTDVPLHFTAFHPDWKMADVPPTPPETLRRAREIARRNGIRYAYTGNVRDDAGSTTLCPSCGASVVGRRGFFVADWELDERGRCVECAAEIPGVFESVPGDWSGIRVPVRLPLPGALTTDRS, encoded by the coding sequence ATGAAGGCCCGGCCGGCCGGCCCCGTCGTCGAGACGAGCCACTGGCACGCGCTGCCCGACGGCCGCGTCCAGTGCGACGTCTGCCCCCGGTTCTGCGCGCTCCACGAGGGGCAGCGGGGCCTCTGCTTCGTCCGCGCCCGTCAGGCGGACGCGATCGTCCTGACGACGTACGGCCGCTCGAGCGGCTTCTGCGTCGACCCCATCGAGAAGAAGCCTCTCTACCACTTCCTCCCGGGAACGTCGGTGCTCTCGTTCGGTACGGAGGGATGCAACCTCTCCTGCCGCTTCTGTCAGAACTGGGACATCAGCAAGTCGCGCGAGATCTCGAAGCTCTCCGAAGAGGCCTCTCCCGAGACGATCGCGCGCGCCGCCCGCGAGTTCGGGTGCCGGAGCGTCGCGTTCACCTACAACGACCCGACGATCTTCTTCGAGTACGCGATCGACGTCGCCGACGCCTGCCGCGAGCTCGGGATCAAGTCGGTCGCGGTCACGGCGGGATACATGTGCGCCGAGCCGCGCCGCGAGTTCTACCGGAAGATCGACGCGGCCAACGTCGATCTGAAGGCGTTCACGGAGGACTTCTACCACCGCGTGACCGCCTCGCACCTGGCGCCGGTCCTCGAGACTCTCGAATACATCCGGAAGGAAACCTCCGTCTGGCTCGAGATCACGAACCTCATGATCCCCGGGCTGAACGATTCGGAAGCCGAGACGGACGCGATGACGCGCTGGATCGCCGACCACCTCGGGACGGACGTCCCGCTGCACTTCACCGCGTTCCACCCGGATTGGAAGATGGCCGACGTGCCGCCGACGCCTCCGGAGACGCTCCGCCGCGCCCGCGAGATCGCGCGGCGGAACGGCATCCGCTACGCCTACACCGGAAACGTCCGCGACGACGCCGGGTCGACGACCCTCTGCCCGTCCTGCGGCGCCTCGGTCGTCGGCCGGCGCGGGTTCTTCGTGGCCGACTGGGAGCTCGACGAGCGCGGACGTTGCGTCGAATGTGCGGCCGAGATTCCCGGAGTCTTCGAGAGCGTGCCGGGAGACTGGAGCGGAATTCGCGTTCCCGTGCGCCTCCCGCTTCCCGGTGCCCTGACGACCGATCGTTCCTGA
- a CDS encoding HPF/RaiA family ribosome-associated protein: protein MNIPLKITFLGMAPSEAVEAKIRQRAAELDQFSPLVQRCEVWVEAGHGHHRKGFLYNVRIRTTVSGEELDIDRQPDEEDVYVAVRDGFDALRRRVEDHLRKTRGEVKRHAGPPEISVDRAR, encoded by the coding sequence ATGAACATTCCTCTGAAGATCACCTTCCTCGGCATGGCGCCTTCGGAAGCCGTCGAGGCGAAGATTCGCCAGCGCGCCGCCGAACTCGACCAGTTCTCGCCCCTCGTCCAGCGCTGCGAGGTCTGGGTCGAAGCGGGCCATGGACATCACCGCAAGGGATTTCTCTACAACGTCCGGATCCGCACGACCGTTTCGGGCGAGGAGCTCGATATCGACCGCCAACCCGACGAGGAGGACGTGTACGTCGCGGTCCGCGACGGGTTCGACGCCTTGCGCCGCCGCGTCGAGGACCACCTGCGCAAGACGCGCGGGGAGGTCAAGCGGCACGCGGGGCCGCCGGAGATCAGCGTCGACCGGGCGCGGTAG
- a CDS encoding DUF5335 family protein, with product METNTIRTRTQEIPRRRWPAFFEEFSRRHDGWLVDVEELIAERGAQKEISGLPFHGASAVASPRPSVAIEVGRGADDHIEHRIEDCRRIWVEILEGGAEAAVEIESAGGRRTLLEFRSPQPVEAVDGMAAPLSRRKRRSKPPSARIR from the coding sequence ATGGAAACGAACACGATTCGCACCCGCACGCAGGAGATTCCCCGCCGACGCTGGCCCGCGTTCTTCGAAGAATTCAGCCGCCGGCACGACGGGTGGCTCGTCGACGTCGAGGAGTTGATCGCCGAGCGCGGAGCGCAGAAGGAAATTTCGGGACTGCCCTTCCACGGCGCCAGCGCCGTGGCCTCGCCGCGGCCGAGCGTCGCGATCGAAGTCGGCCGGGGAGCCGACGATCACATCGAGCATCGGATCGAGGATTGCCGCCGAATCTGGGTGGAAATCCTGGAAGGCGGCGCCGAGGCGGCCGTCGAGATCGAATCGGCCGGAGGACGGCGGACTCTCCTCGAGTTCCGCTCGCCCCAGCCGGTCGAAGCGGTCGACGGGATGGCGGCCCCGCTTTCCCGCCGGAAACGGCGGTCGAAACCGCCGTCGGCGAGGATTCGATGA
- a CDS encoding helix-hairpin-helix domain-containing protein: MSAHPRLAVNEQVAAHLEEIGRLLLARGANRFRVGAWARAARNVRGIDRSVAEILSIEGLDGLDRLPGIGRAISRAIRDLVVTGRFAMLDRLRADTDPEALLATVPGIGPRFARTLDRDFGIHTLEDLEAAAHDGRLARIRGMGDKRVSGVRDSLAARLGRVQVPSPAAAGEPPVADLLDVDREYRRGAAAGSIPRIAPRRFNPRHERWLPVLHTARGGRHYTALFSNTARAHDLGRTRDWVVIYSDTGDGDRTWTVVDAPDGRRVVRGRENESAAPPSTAANRSER; encoded by the coding sequence ATGAGCGCTCATCCGCGCCTCGCGGTCAACGAGCAGGTCGCGGCGCATCTCGAGGAGATCGGGCGCCTGCTCCTCGCCCGGGGCGCGAATCGGTTCCGGGTGGGAGCCTGGGCCCGGGCCGCGCGAAACGTCCGCGGGATCGACCGGAGCGTCGCCGAGATCCTCTCGATCGAAGGGCTCGACGGACTCGACCGCCTGCCTGGAATCGGGCGGGCGATCTCCCGCGCGATCCGGGACCTCGTCGTGACCGGCCGCTTCGCGATGCTCGATCGCCTGCGCGCCGACACGGATCCCGAAGCGCTGCTCGCGACGGTTCCCGGCATCGGACCGCGCTTCGCGCGGACGCTCGACCGTGACTTCGGCATTCACACGCTCGAGGACCTCGAGGCCGCCGCCCACGACGGGCGGCTCGCCCGGATCCGGGGGATGGGGGACAAACGCGTCTCCGGGGTTCGCGACTCCCTCGCCGCCCGCCTCGGCCGCGTCCAGGTTCCCTCTCCGGCGGCCGCCGGCGAGCCTCCGGTCGCCGACCTCCTCGACGTCGACCGCGAGTATCGGCGGGGCGCCGCCGCGGGATCGATACCGAGGATCGCGCCGCGCCGGTTCAATCCCCGGCACGAGCGGTGGCTGCCGGTCCTGCACACGGCTCGGGGCGGCCGCCACTACACCGCCCTCTTCTCGAACACCGCCCGCGCGCACGACCTGGGCAGGACGCGCGATTGGGTGGTCATCTATTCCGATACCGGCGACGGGGATCGGACATGGACCGTCGTCGATGCCCCGGACGGCCGGCGGGTGGTCCGGGGACGCGAAAACGAATCCGCGGCGCCGCCCTCGACCGCCGCGAACAGGAGCGAACGATGA
- a CDS encoding CBS domain-containing protein yields MKIRTVMNTPVKTIGSGSSLAAAGKIMSENDCGVLPVVDEKDHVIGVLTDRDVCLALTSKNRPASEVPVDEAMSPRVFACGPNDEVQAALETMQYRLVRRLPVLDDSRRLVGIVSIDDIVIHAGPVTAKPPTEVTYGEAFSTLKAICGTRFSHPPLIVTP; encoded by the coding sequence ATGAAAATTCGTACCGTGATGAACACACCCGTCAAGACCATCGGTTCCGGGAGCAGCCTGGCGGCGGCGGGAAAGATCATGTCCGAGAACGACTGCGGGGTGCTCCCCGTGGTCGACGAGAAGGATCACGTGATCGGCGTTCTGACGGACCGCGACGTCTGCCTCGCGCTCACGTCGAAGAACCGGCCGGCCTCGGAAGTCCCGGTCGACGAAGCGATGTCTCCGCGCGTATTCGCCTGCGGACCCAACGACGAGGTGCAGGCGGCGCTCGAGACGATGCAGTACCGTCTCGTCCGGCGGCTGCCGGTCCTGGATGATTCGCGGCGGCTCGTCGGGATCGTCTCGATCGACGACATCGTCATTCATGCCGGCCCGGTGACGGCGAAACCCCCGACGGAAGTCACGTACGGAGAGGCGTTCAGCACGCTGAAGGCGATCTGCGGAACCCGCTTTTCGCATCCGCCCCTCATCGTCACTCCCTGA
- the groL gene encoding chaperonin GroEL (60 kDa chaperone family; promotes refolding of misfolded polypeptides especially under stressful conditions; forms two stacked rings of heptamers to form a barrel-shaped 14mer; ends can be capped by GroES; misfolded proteins enter the barrel where they are refolded when GroES binds): MPYKKLDFGASARERVLAGATMLTDAVRVTLGPRSKSVLIEKKWGSPVVCNDGVTIAREVELEDPEENLGARMMREAATRTGDAVGDGTSTATILAHAIFADGVRNVVAGASAVELKRGLDRGARAAIEALKKLSRPVASRKEKAQVATISAHNDPSVGEVVADAVEKVGNEGVISVEEAKGTETTLEVVEGMQFDRGFLSAYFVTDPKGMECVLEDAFLLLYEKRITHLNDLLPLLEKVAKSGKPMLVVAEEIEGDALATLVVNKLRGTLVTAAVKAPGFGDRRRSMLDDLAVLTGGRVVSEELGIKLENLSLEDLGRAKRIVIDKDHTTIIGGAGTREAIDGRCRDLREQIEKDTSEYDREKLRERLAKLSGGVAVVHVGAPSEAEMKSRKEAFEDAISATKAAIAEGIVPGGGLAYLRAIDTVAEEEAKSEGDFRTGLQILKRALESPCRQIAANSGVDGGVVIDRMRGRTDSFGFDAAKGEYADLVDRGIVDATKVLRIALENAVSVASTLLLTEATLTEVPEKHAGPEPALSEA; encoded by the coding sequence ATGCCCTACAAGAAGCTGGATTTCGGGGCTTCGGCGCGAGAGCGCGTGCTCGCGGGCGCCACGATGCTGACCGACGCCGTGCGAGTCACCCTCGGGCCCCGTTCGAAGAGCGTGCTCATTGAGAAGAAGTGGGGAAGCCCCGTCGTCTGCAACGACGGCGTCACCATCGCCCGGGAAGTCGAGCTCGAAGACCCGGAGGAAAATCTCGGCGCCCGGATGATGCGCGAAGCCGCGACCCGCACCGGCGACGCGGTCGGCGACGGAACCAGCACCGCCACGATCCTGGCCCACGCGATCTTCGCCGACGGGGTCCGCAACGTCGTCGCGGGAGCGTCGGCCGTGGAGCTCAAGCGCGGGCTCGACCGCGGCGCGCGCGCGGCGATCGAGGCACTGAAGAAACTCTCGCGGCCGGTCGCGAGCCGGAAGGAAAAAGCGCAGGTCGCGACGATCTCGGCACACAACGACCCGTCGGTCGGCGAGGTGGTCGCCGACGCCGTCGAGAAGGTCGGAAACGAAGGAGTGATCTCGGTCGAAGAAGCGAAGGGGACGGAGACGACACTCGAAGTCGTGGAAGGCATGCAGTTCGATCGCGGCTTCCTCTCGGCGTATTTCGTGACGGATCCGAAGGGGATGGAGTGCGTCCTGGAGGATGCCTTCCTCCTCCTCTACGAGAAGCGCATCACGCACCTGAATGACCTGCTCCCGCTCCTCGAGAAGGTCGCAAAGTCGGGAAAGCCGATGCTCGTCGTCGCCGAGGAGATCGAGGGGGATGCGCTCGCGACGCTGGTCGTCAACAAGCTGCGGGGGACGCTCGTCACGGCGGCGGTGAAGGCGCCCGGATTCGGCGATCGGCGGCGCTCGATGCTCGACGATCTCGCCGTCCTGACCGGCGGCCGCGTGGTCAGCGAAGAGCTCGGCATCAAGCTCGAGAACCTCTCGCTCGAAGACCTCGGGCGCGCGAAGAGGATCGTCATCGACAAGGATCACACGACGATCATCGGCGGCGCGGGAACGCGGGAAGCCATCGATGGTCGGTGCCGCGACCTGCGCGAGCAGATCGAGAAGGACACGTCCGAGTACGACCGCGAGAAGCTCCGCGAGCGCCTCGCGAAGCTCTCCGGCGGCGTCGCCGTCGTTCACGTCGGCGCGCCTTCGGAAGCGGAGATGAAGAGCCGCAAGGAGGCGTTCGAGGACGCGATCAGCGCGACGAAGGCGGCGATCGCGGAGGGCATCGTTCCGGGCGGCGGCCTCGCGTACCTGCGGGCGATCGACACGGTGGCGGAGGAAGAGGCGAAGTCGGAGGGAGACTTCCGAACGGGCCTTCAGATCCTCAAACGCGCCCTGGAGTCTCCGTGCCGCCAGATCGCCGCGAACTCGGGCGTGGACGGCGGCGTCGTCATCGACCGGATGCGCGGGCGGACGGACAGCTTCGGATTCGACGCGGCGAAGGGAGAGTATGCGGACCTGGTCGACCGCGGGATCGTGGACGCGACGAAAGTGCTCCGGATCGCCCTCGAGAACGCCGTCTCCGTCGCGAGCACGCTTCTCCTGACCGAGGCGACGCTCACGGAAGTGCCGGAGAAGCATGCCGGCCCGGAGCCGGCGCTCTCGGAAGCGTAG
- a CDS encoding phosphoribosyltransferase — MIFTDRRHAGRVLAQKLSDYAHRPDVVVLGLPRGGVPVAWEVARALDAPLDVFVVRKIGHPGNPELAIGAIASGDVTVLSHDLIARLGVSRDAIDDAIARERQELGRRERAYREGRPPLPLAGKTVLLIDDGLATGATMRAAVAAVRKLSPRSIVVAVPVASSEACDDAAAAAEACICVSTPPHFMAVGEWYADFGQTTDEEVREFLSTRDEEPAPTGGGRP, encoded by the coding sequence ATGATCTTCACCGATCGAAGACACGCGGGCCGCGTGCTCGCCCAGAAGCTCTCCGATTACGCGCATCGTCCGGACGTCGTCGTCCTCGGCCTTCCCCGCGGCGGAGTGCCCGTCGCCTGGGAGGTCGCCCGGGCCCTCGATGCCCCCCTCGACGTCTTCGTCGTGCGGAAGATCGGTCACCCGGGAAATCCCGAGCTCGCGATCGGCGCGATCGCCTCCGGGGACGTCACCGTGCTCTCGCACGACCTCATCGCCCGGCTCGGCGTATCGAGGGACGCCATCGACGACGCCATCGCGCGCGAGCGCCAGGAGCTCGGCCGCCGCGAGCGGGCCTACCGCGAAGGGCGGCCGCCCCTGCCGCTCGCCGGGAAGACCGTCCTGCTGATCGACGACGGGCTGGCCACGGGCGCGACGATGCGCGCCGCCGTCGCCGCCGTTCGGAAGCTCTCGCCGCGCTCGATCGTCGTGGCCGTGCCGGTCGCCTCTTCCGAGGCCTGCGACGACGCGGCGGCGGCCGCCGAGGCGTGCATCTGCGTCTCGACGCCTCCCCACTTCATGGCCGTCGGCGAGTGGTACGCCGATTTCGGCCAGACGACCGACGAGGAGGTGCGCGAATTCCTTTCGACCCGCGACGAGGAGCCGGCCCCCACGGGCGGCGGGCGGCCATGA